One part of the Halopenitus persicus genome encodes these proteins:
- a CDS encoding RNA-protein complex protein Nop10, which yields MKSPIRRCSEWRTTHERPVYTFKERCPDCGAAAENSAPPPFSPEDRHGEYRRRARRRSGERSVDGEDAESE from the coding sequence GTGAAATCGCCGATCCGCCGCTGCAGCGAGTGGCGGACGACCCACGAACGGCCGGTGTACACCTTCAAAGAGCGGTGTCCCGACTGTGGAGCCGCGGCCGAGAACAGTGCGCCGCCGCCGTTTTCACCCGAGGACCGCCACGGCGAGTATCGACGCCGAGCACGGCGACGATCCGGGGAACGCTCCGTTGACGGCGAGGACGCGGAATCCGAATAG
- a CDS encoding translation initiation factor IF-2 subunit alpha, whose amino-acid sequence MQYSGWPEPGELVVGEIDEIADFGVFVDLDEYENKRGLCHISEVASGWIKNVRDHVREGQTVVAKVLDVDESSQQIDLSIKDVNEHQRKEKIQEWKNEQKADNWMLLALGEDVSDDRYSTVANALLAEHDSLYDAFESAAIHGEDALADVDLDDDVVETIVETARENVSVPYVNVTGYVDLESFDPDGVDRLKEALQAAEGNGDVPDEVELTVSYVGSPEYRIQVKAPDYKTAEDQLEAAAERARESIEATGGSGEFHRERREDDE is encoded by the coding sequence ATGCAGTACAGCGGCTGGCCCGAACCCGGTGAACTCGTCGTCGGCGAGATCGACGAGATCGCCGACTTCGGCGTCTTCGTCGACCTCGACGAGTACGAGAACAAACGCGGCCTCTGTCACATCAGCGAGGTGGCCTCCGGCTGGATCAAGAACGTCCGGGACCACGTCCGGGAGGGACAGACGGTCGTCGCGAAGGTGCTCGACGTCGACGAGTCGTCCCAGCAGATCGACCTCTCGATCAAGGACGTCAACGAACACCAGCGCAAGGAGAAGATCCAGGAGTGGAAGAACGAACAGAAGGCCGACAATTGGATGTTGTTGGCCCTCGGCGAGGACGTCTCCGACGACCGCTACAGCACGGTCGCGAACGCCCTGCTCGCGGAACACGACTCGCTGTACGATGCCTTCGAGAGCGCCGCGATCCACGGCGAGGACGCGCTCGCGGACGTCGATCTGGACGACGACGTCGTCGAGACGATCGTCGAGACGGCGCGGGAGAACGTCTCGGTCCCGTACGTCAACGTGACCGGGTACGTCGACCTCGAGAGCTTCGATCCCGACGGCGTCGACCGGCTGAAGGAGGCGCTGCAGGCCGCCGAGGGGAACGGGGACGTTCCGGACGAGGTCGAGTTGACGGTCTCCTACGTCGGGTCGCCGGAGTACCGCATCCAAGTCAAGGCCCCGGACTACAAGACGGCCGAGGACCAGCTTGAGGCGGCCGCCGAACGCGCCCGCGAGTCGATCGAGGCGACCGGCGGTAGCGGCGAGTTCCACCGTGAACGACGCGAGGACGACGAGTAA
- a CDS encoding 30S ribosomal protein S27e, producing MAGNFLRVACGDCENEQTVFEKASSSVACAVCGTTLATPTGGKAAIEGEIVETVEAR from the coding sequence ATGGCGGGGAACTTCCTTCGCGTCGCCTGCGGGGACTGTGAGAACGAACAGACCGTCTTCGAGAAGGCGTCCTCAAGCGTCGCCTGTGCCGTCTGCGGCACGACGCTGGCAACGCCGACCGGCGGCAAGGCCGCGATCGAAGGCGAGATCGTCGAGACCGTTGAGGCGCGGTAA
- a CDS encoding 50S ribosomal protein L44e, which translates to MEMPRRFNTYCPHCDSHQEHEVEKVRSGRQTGLKRDARQRRRALATIGNAGGYSKVPGGDKPTKKTHLKYRCSDCGKAHMREGWRAGRLTFQE; encoded by the coding sequence ATGGAGATGCCACGCCGCTTTAACACGTACTGTCCTCATTGCGATTCCCACCAGGAACACGAGGTGGAGAAGGTTCGATCCGGTCGCCAGACCGGTCTGAAACGCGACGCCCGTCAGCGGCGCCGGGCGCTCGCGACGATCGGCAACGCCGGCGGATACTCGAAGGTGCCCGGTGGCGACAAGCCCACCAAGAAGACGCACCTGAAGTACCGCTGTTCCGACTGCGGGAAGGCCCATATGCGTGAAGGCTGGCGCGCCGGCCGCCTCACGTTCCAGGAGTAA
- the mfnA gene encoding tyrosine decarboxylase MfnA: protein MNGQHTPQSFDRVLSSMCTEPHPAARTAAERFLATNPGDPATYGTVAELESRAVDLLCTVVDHPAGGPEHGYLTSGGTEANLQAVRAARNLASGDDVNVVAPESAHFSFRKAAAMLEVELRTVPLDRDHRADPEAVSAAVDENTALVVGVAGSTEYGRVDPIPDLCAIAHEADARMHVDAAWGGFVLPFRDVSWTFADAPIDTMTIDPHKFGRAVVPAGGLVVREPATLDALAIETPYLETHAQATVTGTRSGAGVAGAVAAMEELWPDGYRETAARCQRNAEWLAAAFSDRGYEVVDPSLPIVAASITTPTFEKLRSAGWKIARTERGELRIVCMPHVTRDALEAFLADLDRIAGSNGKRRRADG, encoded by the coding sequence ATGAACGGCCAGCACACACCACAATCGTTCGACCGCGTCCTCTCCTCGATGTGTACGGAACCACATCCGGCCGCTCGGACGGCAGCCGAACGGTTCCTGGCGACGAATCCCGGCGATCCCGCGACCTACGGGACGGTCGCGGAGTTGGAATCGAGGGCAGTCGATCTCCTCTGTACCGTCGTCGATCACCCCGCGGGAGGGCCCGAACACGGCTACCTCACGTCCGGCGGGACGGAGGCGAACCTCCAGGCGGTCCGAGCGGCCCGTAACCTGGCGTCGGGTGACGACGTCAACGTGGTCGCGCCCGAGAGCGCGCACTTCTCGTTCCGAAAGGCCGCGGCGATGCTCGAGGTGGAGCTCCGAACGGTCCCGCTCGACCGCGACCATCGAGCCGATCCGGAGGCGGTGTCCGCAGCGGTGGACGAAAACACGGCGCTCGTCGTCGGGGTGGCGGGCTCCACGGAGTACGGACGGGTCGATCCGATCCCGGACCTGTGCGCGATCGCTCACGAGGCGGACGCACGAATGCACGTCGACGCGGCGTGGGGCGGGTTCGTCCTGCCGTTTCGCGACGTGTCGTGGACGTTCGCGGACGCGCCGATCGACACGATGACCATCGACCCCCACAAGTTCGGACGGGCGGTGGTCCCGGCCGGCGGGCTCGTGGTCCGGGAGCCGGCGACGCTCGACGCGCTGGCGATCGAGACGCCGTATCTCGAGACGCACGCGCAAGCGACCGTAACGGGAACGCGAAGCGGGGCCGGGGTTGCCGGGGCGGTCGCCGCGATGGAGGAGCTGTGGCCGGACGGCTACCGGGAGACTGCGGCACGATGCCAGCGGAACGCCGAGTGGCTCGCGGCGGCCTTCTCGGATCGGGGCTACGAGGTCGTCGACCCGAGCCTCCCGATCGTTGCCGCCTCGATCACGACGCCGACCTTCGAGAAGCTCCGCTCGGCGGGCTGGAAGATCGCACGAACCGAGCGCGGCGAGTTGCGGATCGTCTGTATGCCACACGTGACGCGGGACGCGCTGGAGGCGTTCCTGGCGGATCTCGACCGGATCGCCGGGTCAAACGGAAAGAGGCGAAGAGCGGACGGGTGA
- the ppsA gene encoding phosphoenolpyruvate synthase: MAVLWLDDVDADDLETVGGKAASLGELTGAGLPVPPGFTVTAETYRTFIEEAGIDEELFAAVDVDPEDSDALRAAEERASELILGTDLPESVREEIVESYRQLGTDDEEAFVAVRSSATAEDLPDASFAGQQETYLNVREEKLLQRVKECWASLFTQRAIYYRQQQGFPHEDVDIAVVVQRMVDAEKSGVMFTSHPSTGDPQIIIEAAWGLGEAVVSGSVSPDNYVYDRVEKAVSDVTVADKKTMMEKDSETGETVEREVPADRRSERVLSDAEIESLVELGERVEDHYGQPQDVEWAIVGEEVFMLQSRPITTISESASDAGAEDAELAEDVDTDAANHASGTVDETDEDEDVLVQGLGSSPGVVSGTVRIVTKLDHLDQVQEGDILVTEMTMPDMVPAMKRAAGIVTDEGGMTSHAAIISRELGVPAVVGTRTGTKQLENGQQVTIDGDKGTIRAGADSEAEPAEEFEPVEAARPQTPVKPMTATEVKVNVSIPEAAERAAATGADGVGLLRIEHMVLTLGKTPERYIADHGARAYQDELIEGIRTVAEEFYPRPVRVRTIDAPTDEFRDLEGGADEPREHNPMLGWRGIRRSLDKPDVFQQELAAFDRIYEMGYDNVELMLPLVNDAADLAAAKRQMREAGIDPNERRWGVMIETPASALRIEELAAAGIDFASFGTNDLTQYTLAVDRNNEHVAERFDETHPAVLELIGRTIETCRELGIDTSICGQAGSKTEMVNFLVEEGVSSISANIDAVRDVQHEVKRKEQRILLDSVR; the protein is encoded by the coding sequence ATGGCTGTACTCTGGCTGGACGACGTGGACGCTGACGACCTCGAGACGGTCGGCGGCAAGGCGGCCTCGCTCGGTGAGCTTACCGGTGCCGGATTGCCCGTCCCGCCGGGGTTCACGGTGACCGCCGAGACGTATCGAACCTTCATCGAGGAGGCCGGGATCGACGAGGAGCTCTTCGCGGCCGTCGACGTCGACCCCGAGGACTCCGACGCGCTTCGAGCCGCCGAGGAGCGGGCGTCGGAACTGATCCTCGGAACCGACCTACCCGAGTCGGTTCGCGAGGAGATCGTCGAGAGCTACCGCCAGCTCGGCACGGACGACGAGGAGGCGTTCGTCGCCGTTCGATCGTCGGCGACCGCCGAGGACCTCCCCGACGCGTCCTTCGCAGGTCAACAGGAGACGTATCTCAACGTCCGGGAGGAGAAGCTCCTCCAGCGCGTCAAGGAGTGTTGGGCCTCGCTGTTCACCCAGCGTGCCATATACTATCGGCAACAGCAGGGATTTCCCCACGAGGACGTTGACATCGCCGTCGTCGTCCAGCGGATGGTCGACGCCGAAAAGTCCGGCGTGATGTTCACGAGCCACCCCTCGACCGGCGATCCGCAGATCATTATCGAGGCCGCGTGGGGGCTCGGCGAGGCGGTCGTTTCGGGCTCCGTCTCCCCCGACAACTACGTGTACGACCGCGTCGAGAAGGCCGTCTCAGACGTCACCGTCGCGGACAAGAAGACGATGATGGAGAAGGACTCCGAGACCGGCGAGACCGTCGAGCGCGAGGTCCCGGCGGACCGCCGGTCCGAGCGCGTGTTGAGCGACGCGGAGATCGAGTCGCTCGTCGAGCTCGGCGAGCGCGTCGAGGACCACTACGGCCAGCCGCAGGACGTCGAATGGGCGATCGTGGGCGAGGAAGTCTTTATGCTGCAGTCGCGTCCGATCACGACGATCTCCGAGTCCGCGTCGGACGCCGGTGCGGAGGACGCGGAGCTCGCCGAAGACGTCGACACGGACGCCGCCAACCACGCGAGCGGGACGGTCGACGAGACCGACGAGGACGAGGACGTCCTCGTGCAGGGCCTCGGATCGAGCCCCGGCGTGGTCTCGGGCACCGTCCGGATCGTCACGAAGCTCGACCATCTCGATCAGGTACAGGAGGGCGACATCCTCGTGACCGAGATGACGATGCCCGATATGGTGCCCGCGATGAAACGTGCTGCCGGGATCGTCACCGACGAGGGCGGTATGACGAGCCACGCGGCGATCATCTCCCGGGAGCTCGGGGTGCCGGCGGTCGTCGGGACGCGAACCGGGACCAAGCAGCTCGAGAACGGACAACAGGTCACGATCGACGGCGACAAGGGAACCATCCGCGCCGGCGCCGACAGCGAGGCCGAACCGGCCGAGGAGTTCGAACCCGTCGAGGCCGCGCGACCGCAGACGCCCGTGAAGCCGATGACCGCGACCGAGGTCAAGGTCAACGTCTCGATCCCCGAGGCTGCCGAGCGCGCCGCGGCGACCGGCGCCGACGGCGTCGGCCTGCTCCGGATCGAGCATATGGTGCTCACGCTCGGGAAGACGCCCGAACGCTACATTGCCGACCACGGCGCACGGGCCTACCAGGACGAGCTCATCGAGGGGATCCGGACCGTCGCCGAGGAGTTCTATCCCCGGCCCGTCCGCGTCCGAACGATCGACGCCCCGACGGACGAGTTCCGTGACCTGGAGGGAGGCGCCGACGAACCCCGCGAGCACAACCCGATGCTCGGCTGGCGCGGGATCCGACGGAGTCTCGACAAACCGGACGTCTTCCAGCAGGAGCTGGCGGCCTTCGACCGGATCTACGAGATGGGGTACGATAACGTGGAGTTGATGCTTCCGCTCGTCAACGACGCCGCGGACCTGGCGGCCGCCAAACGACAGATGCGCGAGGCCGGGATCGATCCGAACGAGCGACGATGGGGCGTGATGATAGAGACGCCCGCCAGCGCGCTCCGTATCGAGGAGCTCGCGGCGGCGGGCATCGACTTCGCGTCGTTCGGCACGAACGACCTCACCCAGTACACGCTCGCGGTCGACCGGAACAACGAGCACGTCGCCGAACGGTTCGACGAGACCCATCCGGCGGTGCTCGAGCTGATCGGACGGACCATCGAGACGTGTCGCGAGCTCGGCATCGACACGAGCATCTGCGGACAGGCAGGATCGAAGACGGAGATGGTGAACTTCCTCGTCGAGGAGGGCGTCTCCTCCATCTCGGCGAACATCGACGCGGTGCGTGACGTGCAACACGAGGTCAAACGCAAGGAACAACGGATCCTGCTCGATTCGGTCCGGTGA
- a CDS encoding inorganic diphosphatase, with protein sequence MTNLWEDLETGPNPPETIYAVVECLKGERNKYEYDKDVPGVVLDRVLHSNVHYPSDYGFIPQTYYDDEDPFDVLVLVEDQTFPGCVIEARPVALMQMDDDGEQDDKVIAVPSEDPRYDHIQDLEDVPQQTLDEIDEFFATYKNLEEGKEVETLGWEDREAALDAIEHAQDLYDEHFA encoded by the coding sequence ATGACGAACCTCTGGGAAGACCTCGAGACCGGACCGAACCCGCCGGAAACGATCTACGCCGTCGTGGAGTGTCTGAAGGGCGAACGAAACAAATACGAGTACGACAAGGACGTTCCCGGCGTCGTCCTCGACCGCGTGCTCCACTCGAACGTCCACTATCCGTCGGATTACGGGTTCATCCCGCAGACCTACTACGACGACGAGGACCCCTTCGACGTCCTGGTGCTCGTCGAGGACCAGACGTTCCCCGGTTGCGTCATCGAGGCGCGTCCGGTCGCGCTGATGCAGATGGACGACGACGGCGAGCAGGACGACAAGGTCATCGCCGTGCCGAGCGAGGACCCCCGCTACGACCACATCCAGGACCTCGAGGACGTGCCGCAGCAGACGCTCGACGAGATCGACGAGTTCTTCGCGACCTACAAGAACCTCGAGGAGGGCAAGGAAGTCGAGACGCTCGGGTGGGAGGACCGCGAGGCGGCCCTCGACGCGATCGAACACGCGCAGGACCTGTACGACGAACACTTCGCTTAG
- a CDS encoding PadR family transcriptional regulator, with protein MSEAQAVRNEGDIVSELTAFQQNILVILSKEPMYGLAIKRELEEYYGDDVNHGRLYPNLDELVDIGLIEKSELDKRTNQYELTDAGRRVVLSRLEWVFSKFVTDAERAGELRQLVDDSR; from the coding sequence ATGTCAGAGGCGCAAGCTGTTCGGAACGAGGGGGACATCGTCAGCGAGCTGACCGCGTTTCAACAGAACATCCTGGTCATCCTTTCGAAGGAGCCGATGTACGGGCTCGCGATCAAGCGGGAGCTCGAGGAGTATTACGGGGACGACGTCAACCACGGCCGGCTCTACCCGAACCTGGACGAACTGGTCGACATCGGGCTGATCGAAAAGAGCGAGCTCGACAAGCGGACGAACCAGTACGAGCTGACCGACGCGGGGCGACGCGTCGTCCTGTCCCGCCTCGAATGGGTCTTCTCGAAGTTCGTCACCGACGCCGAACGAGCCGGCGAGCTGCGGCAGCTCGTCGACGACAGCCGGTAG
- a CDS encoding DUF7108 family protein — MDDEPDLQAIPSTDRGSTGKNDVMPFDRIEMTDFAPTERSIDTEPEDGAAGDDTAMTASGDDQGTDRIPDVPPDAVEEAERLTRLARNAADPEAADLYRRRRDELAADHDYTPRVREEDDTLVLYPSEWMADGTVQLNRIEETDRAVEVSLSGPGDADRFDEIAAANDAVVDRIAAEHGPDHAANVRAFADFMSNHYVRRVTDATAAEREEFRTEYYPRNAWPSADQRELLDRSLALVEELDDAEIDDETGDS; from the coding sequence GTGGACGACGAGCCGGACCTCCAAGCGATCCCGTCGACGGACCGCGGATCGACGGGTAAAAACGACGTGATGCCGTTCGATCGGATCGAGATGACCGATTTCGCGCCGACCGAACGGTCGATCGACACGGAACCCGAGGACGGAGCGGCCGGCGACGATACCGCAATGACGGCGTCCGGCGACGACCAGGGGACGGACCGAATCCCCGACGTCCCGCCGGATGCCGTCGAGGAGGCCGAGCGACTGACGCGGCTCGCCCGGAACGCGGCCGATCCGGAGGCAGCCGACCTCTACCGGCGCCGGCGCGACGAACTCGCGGCCGACCACGACTACACGCCGCGAGTACGCGAGGAGGACGACACCCTCGTGCTGTACCCGAGCGAGTGGATGGCGGACGGAACGGTACAACTCAACCGCATCGAGGAGACCGACCGTGCCGTCGAGGTCTCCCTGTCGGGGCCGGGCGACGCCGACCGATTTGACGAGATCGCGGCCGCAAACGACGCGGTCGTGGACCGGATCGCGGCCGAACACGGTCCGGATCACGCCGCCAACGTCCGGGCGTTCGCGGACTTCATGAGCAACCACTACGTCCGGCGCGTGACCGACGCGACGGCCGCGGAACGAGAGGAGTTCCGCACGGAGTATTACCCACGGAACGCCTGGCCCAGCGCGGACCAACGGGAACTACTCGACCGATCACTGGCGCTCGTGGAGGAACTCGACGACGCGGAGATCGATGACGAGACCGGCGACTCGTGA